In Phlebotomus papatasi isolate M1 chromosome 1, Ppap_2.1, whole genome shotgun sequence, the following proteins share a genomic window:
- the LOC129808675 gene encoding uncharacterized protein LOC129808675: protein MKVFEILTILSILSLGISSAISVENVREYLQSQLMDEREESKSMEEALLIFFEEFRCRMKMEMEDLNLPALDPFTTDFMEFEMDDELGSIRGALSNLRVDGLSGFMVNDLVFNMDNLDFWIEVTLPRLSMSGYYDIDGTLGGLLPIFGDGNFSIVLTEMHTVINSTIGYDGITVTWSMPDFKMDFRLGNLTTSIENLFNDDELADFFNLAFTTLGAEIVDVMFPDIEPQIADMAKQMTPEMLNGVTINEFLDIIFLIEPFLPDLPDSEVCEYEIIYPKDMKNPM, encoded by the coding sequence ATGAAAGTGTTTGAAATCCTTACAATTCTATCAATACTATCTTTGGGCATTTCCTCTGCAATATCGGTGGAAAATGTTAGAGAATATTTGCAATCACAGTTGATGGATGAGAGGGAAGAGAGCAAATCAATGGAAGAGGcgcttttgatattttttgaagaatttcgGTGTCGCATGAAGATGGAAATGGAAGATTTAAATCTTCCGGCATTGGATCCTTTCACCACGGATTTTATGGAATTCGAAATGGATGATGAACTTGGGAGTATCAGAGGGGCACTTTCCAATCTTCGAGTTGATGGATTATCGGGTTTTATGGTGAATGACTTGGTGTTTAATATGGACAATCTTGATTTCTGGATAGAGGTCACTCTTCCCAGGCTATCTATGTCAGGATATTATGATATCGATGGAACATTGGGTGGATTACTGCCAATATTCGgagatgggaatttttccattgTCCTCACGGAAATGCATACAGTAATAAATTCAACAATTGGATACGATGGAATCACAGTGACATGGAGTATGCCTgattttaaaatggattttcgcttggGAAATCTAACCACATCCATTGAAAATTTGTTCAATGATGACGAATTGGCGGACTTCTTCAATTTGGCATTCACAACGCTTGGTGCTGAAATTGTTGATGTCATGTTTCCGGACATTGAACCACAAATTGCAGACATGGCCAAACAAATGACACCCGAAATGCTTAATGGTGTGACTATCAATGAATTTTTGGATATTATTTTTCTCATTGAGCCCTTTCTTCCTGATTTGCCGGACAGTGAGGTGTGTGAATATGAGATTATCTATCCAAAAGACATGAAAAATCCAATGTAA